GTGGCATCCGTACCTCGCCGCGATGGTGGGCCTCATCCTGCTGCTGTTCATCGGCACCGTCCCGATTCTCGGGTCGATCGTTTCTCCCATCGCGGCTATGCTCGGCGCCGGCACGCTCGCGCTGCTCGCCTGGCGCGAGGTGCGCCGGCCCAGGATTGAAGAACCCGTCGCGGTGGCCTGATAACGTCCGAATGTGGGCGCGAGGGAAGGCCGGGGCGCGTCGAATCAGAAACCCTCGCCCCACGAAACCCGCCGGGATCGCGGAAGTATCAAGCGCACTTTCGGGGTGTGGCGCAGCCCGGTAGCGCGCTTCGTTCGGGACGAAGAGGTCGTGGGTTCGAATCCCGCCACCCCGACACGAAAAGCGGCCATCGACGTATGTCGGTGGCCGCTTTTGCGTTATTAAACGACGACACTCGGCGCTTAACCCCGATAGTCTGGAGCTATAATCCTCATGCAAACACCCCGTACATCTGCTCGATCGTGTTCTTGTACTTCGCCTCGATCACCTTCCGCTTCAGCTTCATCGTCGGCGTCATCATCTCGTTATCCACCGTGAATGCCTCGGCGACGAACCGGAAGTCTCGGATTTTCTCCGGCGCGGCGGCGGTTTTTGAGTAGGTCTTGAACGTCTCTGCGTATAGCTTTTTGATCGACTCGTTCGCCAGCAGTTCGGCATCCGTCGTGTACACGATGCTCTGCTCCCGGGCGTACACCTTCAGCGCGTCGAACATCGGCACCACAAGCGCCGTGAGGTATTCGCGGCCCTCGCCGACGACCATCACCTGGTCGATTAGTGCGTTGGTCTTGAACTGCTCCTCGATCGGGCCCGGGTAGATGTTCTTCCCGCCGGCCGACACGATCATGTGCTTGATCCGGTCCGTAATCACCAGATAGCCGTCGACGAACTTGCCGATATCTCCCGTATGGTACCAGCCCTGCGCGTCGATCGCTTCGGCCGTCGCCTCCGGGTTGTTCCAGTATCCCTTCATGATGTTGGGCCCCTTCGCGATGATCTCGCCTTCCTCGGTGGTCACCGCCGACGGGTACTGCTCGCCGGTCAGCTGGCCGATGATCGCTTTTGTGCCGGTATGTTGGATGCCTACGGTCACCCCGGGGAGCACATGTCCCACAGTGCCATACCGTGGCGCCCGGTACGGGTTGGCCGTCAGCACGGGCGACGTTTCGGTGAGGCCGTAGCCCTCCACGATGGTCACGCCGGCCGCCATAAAAAACTCGCCGATGGCCTTCGGTAGCGCTGCGCCTCCTGAAACGGCGAAACGCAGGTTGCCGCCGAGCTTTTCGTGCAGCCGAGCGAATACGAGCTTGTGCCCGATCGCCTGTTGGAGTCGCAGAATCGGACCCACGCTGCCCGTCGTATTGCGCGCCAGAGCGGCCTTTTTGCCCGCGTTGACCGACCAGTTAAAGATCTTCTTCTTAAGCGGCGACCCTTCCTCTACCGACTTTGCGATCAGGTTGTACATCTTCTCGAATAGTCGCGGCACCGAGATCATCACGGTCGGCTTTACCTCGCCGAGATTGCGGCTCACGGTGTCGATGCTCTCGGCGTACGTGATCTTCGCGCCGGCCGCCATGATGGCCGTGTAGCCGGCCGTCCGCTCGAACGAATGGCATAGCGGGAGAAACGAAAGATGGTGGTCGTCCGGCCCGAAAGGTACGTGGTTGAGCGCCGAAATGGCATTCGAGCACAGGTTGCGGTGCGTCAGCATCACGCCCTTCGGATTGCCTGTCGTGCCGCTCGTGTAGATCAGGGCGCACAGGTCTTCGGCCGTCACGGCCTCGTGGAGCGTGGAGAGCTCCGCACGGTGGGCTTCCCAGTACGCCTGGCCATCGGCCATTACGGCGTCCCAGGCACGGACGTGCTCCGGCCGGTCGGCCCGCATCTCGCTCATCGTCACGATTTCCTTCAGATTCGGGCAGCTGTCGAAGATCTCCTCGGCCTTACGCAGCTGGATGGCGGTGGAGACGAAGAACAGCGACGAGCCGGAGTCCTTGAGGATATACCCCACCTGCGACGCCGGCAGCGACGTGTACAGCGAGACGTTCACCGCCCCGATGAAGTGCGTCGCGAGGTCGACTACCGCCCATTCGGGTCGGTTCTCGGCGAGGATCGCCACGCGATCCCCCTTCCGGATGCCGCTTTTGTGCAGATAGCCGGCCATGGATTCGACCATCGCATGCAGGGACTCCCACGAAATCTCGGTCCACTGTTTCGTCTTTCGGTCCATATACCGCAACGCCGTACGTTGCTGGCCGGCGTAGAGCCGTGTAATGCGGTCGAAGAGCTGAGGTAGCGTTTCGAAGGGTACGATGGCGGACATGGGCGCAGACGCAAGGGGTCGGTGAGTAGGCCGCTCGGGAATCGCTTCCAGCAACGGGTGGGAAGCGAATCGATCGGGTTGCGGACGGCTTGGGCAGGGAATCTACAGCCTTGCCGCTCTAAAGGCAATTCATCCCGCGCCCTGGAGTTCCGCTCAGGCGACCGTGGCGGGCTCGAGCACCTCCGGCGCCACGGGGTTCGCCGGCATGGACGCGCTGTCCACCCCGATCGCGTCTCGGAGGTGGGCGAAGCCGTCCTGCTTGAGCAGCCGAACGAGCCCCCGGTTGATGCGCTTCACCACACCCGGCCCGCGATACACCAGCCCGGTGTACAGCTGCACCAGCGAGGCGCCGGCGCGGATGTTGGCGTAGGCGGTCTCGGCGGAATCGATCCCGCCCACGGCGATGATCGGAATCTTGCCCCCGGTCTTGAGGTGCAGGTACTGCACCAGCCGCGTCGTGCGGGCGGTGAGGGGCGCGCCGCTGAGGCCGCCCCGGCCGATTCGTGCCACCTCCTGTGCCGGCGTCCGCAGTTCGTCGCGGTCGGACGCGGTGTTGTTGGCGATCAGGCCTTCCACGCCCAGCTCGAGCGCCACGGCGATGGTTTCTTCGATGGCGCTATCGTACACGACGTGCCGCGAGAAGGTAGGGGAGAGTTTGATCAGGATCGGGACACGCAGCCGCATCTCCTCGCGGTCCGCCATGATGGCCGTCAGGAGGGTGTGGAGAGATTCGGGATCCTCGAAGGTCTTGCCCTCGAGCGTATTGGGGCAGGAGATGTTGAGCACCACATAATCCGCCAGGCCGGCCAGCAACCGGAAGCTGTGGCGGAAGTCCACGATCGCACCATTCCCCATGATCTCGGGGTCGTGGGTCTTGACGAGGTTGATGCCCAGCGGCGGGAGCGATTCGAGGGGGAGTTTCTTGAGCCGGCGGGAGATTTCCTCGGCGCCGTCGTTATTCAGCCCCATCCGATTGATCAG
This portion of the Rhodothermales bacterium genome encodes:
- a CDS encoding long-chain fatty acid--CoA ligase, producing MSAIVPFETLPQLFDRITRLYAGQQRTALRYMDRKTKQWTEISWESLHAMVESMAGYLHKSGIRKGDRVAILAENRPEWAVVDLATHFIGAVNVSLYTSLPASQVGYILKDSGSSLFFVSTAIQLRKAEEIFDSCPNLKEIVTMSEMRADRPEHVRAWDAVMADGQAYWEAHRAELSTLHEAVTAEDLCALIYTSGTTGNPKGVMLTHRNLCSNAISALNHVPFGPDDHHLSFLPLCHSFERTAGYTAIMAAGAKITYAESIDTVSRNLGEVKPTVMISVPRLFEKMYNLIAKSVEEGSPLKKKIFNWSVNAGKKAALARNTTGSVGPILRLQQAIGHKLVFARLHEKLGGNLRFAVSGGAALPKAIGEFFMAAGVTIVEGYGLTETSPVLTANPYRAPRYGTVGHVLPGVTVGIQHTGTKAIIGQLTGEQYPSAVTTEEGEIIAKGPNIMKGYWNNPEATAEAIDAQGWYHTGDIGKFVDGYLVITDRIKHMIVSAGGKNIYPGPIEEQFKTNALIDQVMVVGEGREYLTALVVPMFDALKVYAREQSIVYTTDAELLANESIKKLYAETFKTYSKTAAAPEKIRDFRFVAEAFTVDNEMMTPTMKLKRKVIEAKYKNTIEQMYGVFA
- a CDS encoding quinone-dependent dihydroorotate dehydrogenase — translated: MYAIFRPLLFRLDPEVAHLLASGTARIAQTVAPSLIAPLFGFEHPMLQQSLWGKPFANPVGLAAGFDKNARLVRFWARAGFGYCEVGSVSARACAGNPKPRAFRLPMDRALINRMGLNNDGAEEISRRLKKLPLESLPPLGINLVKTHDPEIMGNGAIVDFRHSFRLLAGLADYVVLNISCPNTLEGKTFEDPESLHTLLTAIMADREEMRLRVPILIKLSPTFSRHVVYDSAIEETIAVALELGVEGLIANNTASDRDELRTPAQEVARIGRGGLSGAPLTARTTRLVQYLHLKTGGKIPIIAVGGIDSAETAYANIRAGASLVQLYTGLVYRGPGVVKRINRGLVRLLKQDGFAHLRDAIGVDSASMPANPVAPEVLEPATVA